In Oncorhynchus gorbuscha isolate QuinsamMale2020 ecotype Even-year linkage group LG08, OgorEven_v1.0, whole genome shotgun sequence, one genomic interval encodes:
- the LOC124040739 gene encoding D(1C) dopamine receptor, producing the protein MENYTGNETQVRSESDSTDEETGGNGVRALIGCILFLLIVSTLLGNMLVCAAVVKFRHLRSKVTNFFVISLAVSDLFVAVLVMPWEAISEVTGTWLFGRFCGIWIAFDIMCSTASILNLCIISVDRYWAIASPFRYERKMTHRVAFIMIGVAWTLSILISFIPVQLNWHMADEETSAGNFSNHSENCIANLNKTYAISSSLISFYIPVVIMVATYTRIYRIAQTQIRRISSLERAAEQAQNNQHPNVCAHENALKTAFKKETKVLKTLSIIMGVFVFCWLPFFVLNCMVPFCDPPCVSDTTFTIFVWFGWANSSLNPVIYAFNADFRKAFTTILGCNKLCSSNTVEAVNFSNELVSYHHDTTLQKDAQVLMATQHSHAIPNVGEDTTPLSDKISLISNVSRNHKNTLLPAIVQFQCDGEISLDTITPFTSAGAMECDSIPGQIHD; encoded by the coding sequence ATGGAAAACTATACTGGAAATGAAACTCAAGTTCGTTCGGAATCTGACAGCACAGACGAGGAGACTGGCGGGAATGGCGTGCGCGCGCTAATTGGATGCATTTTGTTTCTCCTCATTGTGTCGACACTGCTGGGGAACATGCTCGTGTGCGCTGCGGTAGTTAAATTCAGGCACCTCCGGTCCAAGGTAACCAACTTTTTCGTGATTTCTCTGGCTGTGTCTGACCTCTTCGTTGCCGTCCTCGTGATGCCGTGGGAGGCAATATCTGAGGTGACTGGCACCTGGCTGTTTGGTAGATTTTGTGGCATCTGGATAGCTTTTGACATAATGTGCTCGACGGCATCTATTCTTAATCTGTGTATCATAAGCGTGGACAGATACTGGGCTATAGCTAGTCCTTTTAGATATGAACGGAAAATGACCCACAGAGTTGCATTTATCATGATTGGAGTGGCGTGGACGCTGTCAATTCTCATCTCCTTCATACCTGTCCAACTGAACTGGCACATGGCCGACGAGGAGACGTCAGCGGGAAACTTTAGCAACCACTCTGAGAATTGCATAGCAAACTTGAACAAGACCTATGCTATTTCCTCATCACTGATCAGTTTCTATATCCCAGTGGTTATCATGGTTGCCACTTACACGAGGATTTACCGTATTGCGCAAACGCAGATACGGAGGATATCCTCCTTGGAGAGAGCCGCGGAGCAAGCGCAAAATAACCAACACCCAAACGTTTGCGCGCACGAAAACGCATTAAAAACTGCTTTTAAAAAGGAAACAAAAGTGCTAAAGACCCTCTCCATTATCATGGGAGTTTTTGTGTTTTGCTGGCTGCCTTTTTTTGTCCTAAACTGCATGGTACCTTTCTGTGACCCTCCGTGTGTAAGCGACACCACGTTTACAATTTTCGTTTGGTTTGGTTGGGCCAACTCTTCGTTAAACCCTGTCATTTACGCATTTAACGCGGATTTCAGAAAAGCCTTTACAACTATTCTGGGCTGCAATAAACTTTGTTCAAGCAATACAGTGGAGGCTGTTAATTTCAGCAATGAATTGGTCTCCTATCACCACGACACAACGCTCCAAAAAGACGCACAAGTCTTGATGGCTACACAGCATTCTCATGCAATCCCGAACGTGGGAGAGGACACAACCCCACTGTCCGACAAAATTTCTCTTATCTCAAACGTATCTCGCAATCACAAGAACACGTTGCTGCCAGCCATCGTCCAATTCCAGTGTGACGGGGAAATTTCACTGGATACCATAACGCCATTTACTTCAGCCGGAGCCATGGAATGCGACTCAATCCCTGGTCAAATCCACGATTAG